The Bacteroidota bacterium genome window below encodes:
- a CDS encoding DUF4918 family protein, translating into MFGDSVFEFLKDLKPKFSLSNGISCLLPFENPEVIEVNKTFYKTFYNDKIPRQMILGINPGRFGSGITGISFTDPIKLETELRIKNSFVKRAELSSDFIYQVIRQYGGPEIFFKRFYISAVCPIGFLKDSKNINYYDDKVLLASVHQFIIQNIELQLTFGIDRTIAYCLGEGENFKYLNRLNQEFDFFEKIVPLPHPRFIMQYRRKFIPDYAGRYLEAFKSN; encoded by the coding sequence ATGTTTGGAGATTCTGTATTTGAATTTTTGAAAGACCTGAAACCTAAATTCAGTTTATCCAATGGAATTTCCTGTTTATTACCATTTGAAAATCCAGAGGTTATTGAAGTGAATAAAACTTTTTACAAAACTTTCTATAATGATAAAATTCCAAGGCAGATGATTCTTGGAATTAATCCCGGCAGATTTGGTTCAGGTATTACCGGCATTTCATTTACAGACCCGATAAAACTTGAAACAGAACTTAGAATTAAAAACTCATTTGTAAAACGCGCTGAGTTGTCAAGTGATTTTATCTATCAGGTCATCCGGCAATATGGCGGTCCGGAGATATTCTTTAAACGATTTTATATTTCTGCAGTTTGTCCGATAGGTTTTTTAAAAGACTCGAAAAATATTAATTATTATGACGATAAAGTTCTTTTAGCTTCAGTCCATCAGTTTATCATACAAAACATAGAATTGCAACTTACTTTTGGAATTGACAGGACCATTGCATATTGTTTAGGTGAAGGAGAAAACTTCAAGTATCTGAATCGGCTTAATCAGGAATTTGATTTCTTTGAAAAGATCGTTCCTTTACCGCATCCACGATTTATAATGCAATACAGGCGGAAATTTATTCCTGATTATGCAGGAAGGTATTTAGAGGCTTTTAAGAGCAACTAA
- a CDS encoding SDR family oxidoreductase encodes MSNNLLKGKRGIISGALDSNSIAWKVAQRCHEEGAQIVLTNAPIAMRMGEIKKLADETKSEIIPADATSIEDLTNLYSRSMDIMGGKVDFVLHSIGMSVNIRKNISYVESNYDYYQKGIDVSALSLHKMLSVAMKMDAINEWGSVVALTYIAAQRTYPFYTDMADIKAMLESISRSFGYHYGKAKKVRVNTISQSPTKTTAGSGIKGFEDFYNFADSLSPLGNASADACADYCVTLFSDLTRMVTMQNLYHDGGYATTGISNEVMEMFQSK; translated from the coding sequence ATGTCAAACAATCTTTTAAAAGGCAAAAGAGGAATTATCAGCGGGGCATTAGACTCGAATTCTATCGCCTGGAAAGTTGCACAACGTTGTCATGAGGAAGGTGCACAGATCGTACTCACAAACGCACCTATAGCAATGCGTATGGGCGAAATCAAGAAACTTGCAGATGAAACTAAATCAGAGATCATACCGGCTGATGCAACGTCTATTGAAGATCTGACTAATCTGTATTCAAGATCGATGGATATCATGGGCGGTAAGGTAGATTTTGTTTTACATTCGATTGGTATGTCAGTGAACATCCGTAAGAACATTTCTTATGTAGAAAGTAATTACGATTATTATCAGAAGGGAATTGATGTATCAGCTCTCTCACTCCATAAAATGTTAAGCGTTGCCATGAAAATGGATGCTATAAACGAATGGGGAAGTGTTGTTGCTCTGACATATATTGCTGCACAAAGAACTTATCCTTTTTATACTGATATGGCAGACATTAAAGCCATGCTTGAATCTATTTCAAGAAGTTTTGGATATCACTATGGTAAAGCAAAAAAGGTACGTGTAAATACCATTTCACAATCACCTACAAAGACTACAGCAGGATCAGGAATTAAAGGCTTTGAAGATTTCTACAATTTTGCAGATTCACTTTCACCACTTGGAAATGCAAGTGCAGATGCATGTGCAGATTACTGCGTTACTTTATTCAGTGATCTGACCAGAATGGTAACAATGCAGAATCTTTATCATGATGGAGGGTATGCTACTACCGGTATCAGTAATGAGGTGATGGAGATGTTTCAAAGTAAGTAA
- a CDS encoding DNA gyrase subunit A gives MSEGEKIIPINIEEEMKTAYIDYSMSVIVSRALPDVRDGLKPVHRRVLYGMLDLGVASNKPHKKSARIVGEVLGKYHPHGDGSVYDAMVRMAQDWSLRYPLVDGQGNYGSMDGDSPAAMRYTEARLRKIAEELLSDIEKDTVDFTLNFDDSLEEPTVLPAKVPNLLINGASGIAVGMATNMPPHNLTEVIDGTIAYIDNKDIPIEDLIKIVKAPDFPTSGIIYGYSGVKEALMTGRGKIVLRARATIETTASGKDRIIVTEVPFQVNKAEMIKRTADLINEKKIDGITDIRDESNRDGIRVVYELRRDAVSNVVLNNLYKYTALQSSFSVNNVALVNGRPMLLNLKDMIVHFVNHRHEVVIRRTKYDLAEAEKRAHILEGLLIALDHLDEVIKLIRASQTPPIAQEGLMTTFGLSEIQSKAILEMRLQRLTGLERDKIRDEYNELMKLIEYYRSIYGIPEGNKTSKGRAIQNLISLSPDDKVKAFINIKDLENEEYINNNFIVMCTKNGTIKKTSLEAYSRPRMSGINAITIEDDDVLLEARLTNGKNEIMLATKKGKLVRFKEQTVRPMGRNSIGVKGVTLDGPDDVVIGMVCVTDPEKESLMVVSEKGYGKRSEVEEYRITNRGGKGVKTINITEKTGNLIAVKVVDDSDDLMIINKSGVTIRMSIGELRIMGRATQGVRLIRLDDDDEIASVAKVEIDEEEKKAAMELAAGTEPVTGTIEESSDQSESPSEPESDEPTPDQL, from the coding sequence ATGTCAGAAGGAGAGAAAATAATTCCGATTAACATTGAAGAAGAAATGAAAACTGCCTACATCGATTATTCGATGTCAGTAATTGTTTCCCGTGCTTTACCCGATGTGCGCGATGGTTTGAAACCGGTTCATAGAAGAGTACTTTACGGAATGCTTGATCTTGGTGTGGCCAGTAATAAACCACATAAGAAATCAGCCCGTATCGTCGGTGAAGTTTTAGGTAAATACCATCCGCATGGAGATGGTTCTGTTTATGACGCAATGGTACGTATGGCTCAGGACTGGAGTTTACGATATCCATTAGTAGATGGACAAGGTAACTACGGTTCAATGGATGGCGATAGTCCGGCAGCTATGCGATATACTGAAGCTCGTCTGAGAAAGATTGCAGAAGAATTATTATCCGATATAGAAAAAGATACTGTCGATTTCACACTGAACTTCGACGATAGTCTTGAAGAGCCAACCGTATTACCGGCAAAAGTTCCCAACCTATTGATCAATGGTGCTTCCGGAATTGCAGTAGGAATGGCAACCAATATGCCACCGCATAATTTAACTGAAGTTATCGATGGAACAATTGCATATATCGACAATAAAGATATTCCAATTGAAGACCTGATCAAGATTGTGAAGGCTCCTGATTTTCCAACTTCAGGTATCATTTACGGGTATAGCGGTGTTAAAGAAGCTTTGATGACCGGTCGCGGAAAGATCGTATTAAGAGCCCGTGCTACTATTGAAACTACAGCAAGTGGTAAAGACAGGATCATCGTAACTGAAGTTCCATTCCAGGTAAATAAAGCGGAGATGATCAAGCGGACTGCTGATCTGATCAATGAAAAGAAAATCGATGGTATTACAGATATCCGTGATGAATCAAATCGCGATGGTATCCGTGTAGTTTATGAATTACGCAGAGATGCCGTATCAAATGTCGTACTGAATAATCTTTACAAATATACAGCACTTCAATCTTCATTCAGTGTGAATAACGTTGCTCTGGTAAATGGCCGTCCAATGTTACTTAACCTGAAAGACATGATCGTACATTTTGTCAATCACCGCCATGAAGTTGTGATCCGCCGTACGAAATATGATCTTGCTGAAGCAGAAAAGAGAGCACACATTTTAGAAGGTTTACTGATCGCATTAGACCATCTGGATGAAGTGATCAAATTGATCAGAGCATCACAGACTCCACCGATTGCTCAGGAAGGATTGATGACAACATTCGGATTGTCTGAGATTCAGTCGAAGGCAATTCTGGAAATGCGTTTACAAAGACTGACCGGACTTGAAAGAGATAAGATCCGTGATGAATACAATGAGTTAATGAAACTTATTGAATATTACAGAAGCATTTATGGAATTCCTGAAGGAAATAAAACTTCCAAAGGAAGAGCGATTCAGAACCTGATCAGCCTGAGTCCGGATGACAAAGTGAAAGCTTTCATCAATATCAAGGATCTTGAAAATGAAGAGTACATCAACAATAATTTCATTGTGATGTGTACTAAAAATGGTACGATCAAAAAGACATCACTTGAAGCTTATTCCCGTCCGCGTATGAGTGGTATCAATGCGATAACAATTGAGGATGATGATGTACTTCTGGAAGCTCGATTGACCAATGGTAAGAATGAGATCATGCTTGCCACCAAAAAAGGTAAACTTGTTCGTTTTAAAGAACAAACTGTTCGTCCGATGGGAAGAAATTCTATCGGTGTAAAAGGAGTTACTTTAGATGGTCCTGACGATGTTGTAATTGGAATGGTTTGTGTAACCGACCCTGAAAAAGAATCATTAATGGTTGTTTCAGAAAAGGGTTATGGAAAACGTTCGGAAGTAGAAGAATATCGAATTACGAATCGTGGTGGAAAAGGAGTAAAGACCATTAACATTACAGAGAAAACCGGTAATTTAATTGCGGTAAAAGTTGTTGATGACAGCGATGATCTTATGATCATCAATAAATCAGGTGTGACCATCAGGATGAGTATTGGTGAGTTAAGGATAATGGGAAGAGCGACACAAGGTGTTCGCCTGATCCGTTTGGATGATGATGATGAAATTGCATCGGTTGCAAAAGTTGAGATCGACGAAGAAGAAAAGAAAGCAGCGATGGAACTGGCAGCAGGAACAGAGCCTGTTACCGGAACTATCGAAGAATCATCAGATCAAAGTGAATCACCATCAGAACCGGAGTCAGATGAACCGACGCCGGACCAACTCTAA
- a CDS encoding glucosaminidase domain-containing protein: protein MKTSCCHSKKVHVQKDYVLCMNEECENFMLPTVSKATSKMWNNIFAFFFFLFFFVLSFDDFSYNGPVTASDLTKTSKKNILPLTEENLRRELDSNHIICQEQVYAQIMIESGHLNSYLSKRANNLLGMRFPFKRKTSAVGIYLPESNLIIKGTQQELKKYRTQNHYAVYENWQDCVKDYKYWQDQSFKLTERYLTFLGENYAEDPAYIAKIKSMSK from the coding sequence ATGAAAACAAGCTGTTGTCATTCGAAAAAAGTACACGTACAAAAAGACTACGTGTTATGCATGAATGAAGAATGCGAAAACTTCATGCTGCCAACTGTGTCAAAGGCGACATCGAAAATGTGGAATAACATCTTCGCATTTTTCTTCTTCCTGTTCTTCTTCGTTTTATCGTTCGATGATTTCTCTTATAATGGTCCAGTTACTGCGTCGGATCTGACTAAGACATCAAAGAAAAACATCTTACCATTGACAGAAGAAAATCTAAGACGAGAACTGGATTCAAATCATATCATTTGCCAGGAACAAGTCTATGCTCAGATCATGATCGAATCCGGTCACTTAAACTCTTACTTGTCAAAACGTGCTAACAATCTGTTAGGAATGCGTTTTCCATTCAAGAGAAAAACTTCTGCTGTTGGTATATACTTACCTGAGTCAAATCTGATCATCAAAGGAACTCAACAGGAACTTAAGAAATACCGTACACAAAATCATTATGCAGTATATGAAAACTGGCAGGATTGTGTAAAGGACTATAAATACTGGCAAGACCAGTCGTTCAAGTTAACAGAACGCTACCTGACATTCCTTGGTGAGAATTACGCTGAAGACCCGGCTTATATTGCTAAGATCAAGTCGATGTCGAAATAA
- a CDS encoding DNA translocase FtsK 4TM domain-containing protein → MANKLKSDTDEVVKEKKEKSKKSTNKVTLKDRFASFRSFFADERTHKIFGLFLLMLSFFMVVAFISNLFTWKEDQAIAGIDSIWKLITTEVEVKNWLGKFGALTALKFENQWFGICAFVFPFLFVLAGIRIIWEVNLLPVGKTLRYSLFATIWISTFLGYIFHNNSSLLMLAGGYGYRMSQSLNAIIGFIGTGTLLVFSFVGFLVAAFNIPLKRKMEESLSPVSDAINEVVAVDEPIKVNKPKKESMAGVVELELGHEEEEELEEEEEELEEEGDFINLDEEEEEEEIEVLVEEDILELTPVVTAPTKTIGDGDLTLEVLDIPEEVPVIDGSEELPHAQGDYDPTLDLSSYRYPTLDLLENYGDKKVEVNKEELEANKNKIVETLSHYNIGIDKIKATIGPTVTLFEIVPQAGIRISKIKNLEDDIALSLAALGIRIIAPIPGKGTIGIEVPNLKPEIVAMKSILGSEKFVNTDYELPIGFGKTISNEVFVADLTKMPHLLMAGATGQGKSVGLNAILVSLLYRKHPAQVKFVLVDPKKVELTLFKTIERHFLAKLPGEAEAIITDTKKVINTLNSLCMEMDQRYELLKDAQVRNIKEYNAKFIARKLNPGNGHKFLPYIILVVDEFADLIMTAGKEVETPIARLAQLARAIGIHLIIATQRPSVNIITGTIKANFPARIAFRVTSKIDSRTILDTGGADQLIGRGDMLFSTGADLIRLQCAFVDTPEVEKITDFIGSQRGYSDAHLLPEYHDESGDGSRSDISMDDRDPLFEDAAQIIVQNQQGSASLLQRRLKLGYNRAGRIIDQLEAAKIIGQFEGSKAREVLVKDPISLEHILGNLRSKDN, encoded by the coding sequence ATGGCGAATAAGCTAAAAAGCGACACTGACGAGGTAGTAAAAGAGAAGAAGGAGAAGTCGAAAAAGAGTACGAATAAAGTAACATTAAAAGACAGGTTTGCATCATTCCGTTCATTCTTTGCTGATGAAAGGACACATAAGATCTTTGGATTATTTCTGTTGATGCTATCATTTTTCATGGTAGTTGCATTCATTTCAAATTTGTTTACATGGAAAGAGGACCAGGCCATAGCCGGTATCGATTCAATCTGGAAACTGATCACTACAGAAGTTGAAGTGAAAAACTGGCTCGGTAAATTCGGTGCTCTTACTGCCTTGAAATTTGAGAACCAATGGTTCGGAATATGTGCATTTGTATTTCCGTTTCTTTTTGTCCTCGCCGGGATTCGGATCATCTGGGAAGTAAATTTACTACCTGTAGGAAAAACGCTACGATATTCACTCTTTGCTACGATATGGATAAGTACTTTTCTTGGGTACATTTTCCATAACAATTCCTCTTTGCTGATGTTGGCCGGTGGATATGGTTACAGAATGAGTCAAAGTCTGAATGCTATCATCGGATTTATCGGAACAGGTACATTACTTGTTTTTTCATTCGTCGGATTCTTAGTTGCTGCATTCAATATTCCGTTAAAACGTAAGATGGAAGAATCGTTAAGTCCGGTGTCTGATGCCATCAATGAAGTTGTTGCTGTTGATGAACCTATTAAGGTGAACAAACCCAAAAAGGAAAGTATGGCCGGCGTTGTTGAACTTGAATTAGGACATGAAGAAGAGGAAGAACTAGAAGAAGAAGAAGAAGAACTTGAAGAAGAAGGCGACTTTATCAACTTAGATGAGGAAGAAGAAGAAGAAGAAATAGAAGTTTTAGTTGAAGAAGATATTCTTGAGTTAACGCCGGTAGTTACTGCTCCTACAAAAACAATTGGTGATGGCGATTTGACGCTGGAAGTTCTGGATATTCCTGAAGAAGTTCCTGTCATCGATGGTTCGGAAGAATTACCGCATGCACAAGGTGACTATGATCCGACACTTGATCTTTCATCATACCGCTACCCTACTCTGGATCTACTGGAAAACTACGGTGATAAGAAAGTAGAAGTTAATAAAGAAGAACTTGAAGCTAATAAAAATAAAATTGTTGAGACATTAAGTCATTACAATATTGGAATTGATAAGATCAAAGCTACGATCGGGCCCACAGTTACTTTGTTTGAAATTGTACCTCAGGCCGGAATCAGGATCTCGAAAATTAAAAATCTGGAAGATGATATCGCACTAAGCTTAGCGGCTCTTGGGATTCGTATCATCGCTCCTATTCCTGGAAAAGGAACGATCGGTATTGAGGTTCCAAACCTGAAACCGGAGATCGTAGCGATGAAGTCAATTCTTGGTTCAGAAAAATTTGTGAATACAGATTACGAACTTCCGATTGGTTTCGGGAAAACGATCAGCAATGAAGTATTTGTTGCCGATCTGACAAAGATGCCCCATCTATTAATGGCCGGTGCTACGGGTCAGGGTAAGTCTGTCGGATTAAATGCGATTCTTGTTTCACTACTCTACCGTAAGCATCCTGCTCAGGTAAAATTTGTGTTAGTTGATCCGAAAAAAGTGGAATTGACATTGTTCAAAACAATTGAACGACATTTCCTTGCTAAACTTCCTGGTGAAGCTGAGGCTATTATCACAGATACAAAAAAAGTGATAAACACTTTGAATTCACTTTGTATGGAAATGGATCAGCGTTACGAATTGCTCAAAGATGCACAGGTAAGAAATATAAAAGAATACAATGCAAAGTTCATCGCAAGAAAACTGAATCCGGGTAATGGTCATAAGTTTTTACCGTACATCATTCTGGTTGTCGATGAGTTTGCAGATTTGATCATGACTGCAGGAAAAGAAGTTGAAACTCCGATAGCACGTCTTGCGCAGTTAGCCAGAGCAATTGGAATTCACCTGATCATTGCTACACAGAGACCTTCTGTTAACATTATAACAGGAACGATCAAAGCCAACTTCCCGGCACGGATTGCCTTCAGAGTAACTTCTAAAATTGATTCAAGAACAATTCTTGATACAGGCGGTGCTGATCAATTGATCGGACGTGGAGATATGTTATTCTCAACAGGAGCTGACTTGATTCGTCTGCAATGCGCTTTCGTGGATACTCCTGAAGTAGAAAAGATCACTGACTTTATCGGTAGTCAACGAGGTTATTCTGATGCTCACTTATTACCTGAATATCATGACGAGAGCGGCGATGGTTCACGATCAGATATCAGCATGGATGACAGGGATCCTTTATTTGAAGACGCTGCGCAGATCATTGTGCAGAATCAGCAAGGTTCTGCATCACTTTTGCAAAGAAGGCTGAAACTTGGATATAATCGCGCCGGTCGGATCATTGATCAATTGGAAGCTGCCAAGATCATTGGTCAATTTGAAGGCTCTAAGGCGAGAGAAGTGTTAGTGAAAGATCCTATTTCACTAGAACACATCCTTGGCAACCTGCGAAGCAAGGATAACTAA
- a CDS encoding GLPGLI family protein, translating to MRTIRTTLFILVIFVCGSAFSQNTKHTVSSAKIAYKITSVSDKNIASKPLEYILYIKKDMSRVEMQSDKGTTVMISDNLANTGYLLMENSGNKMAMKMNRDAMMKKNGVATEPKVQITRESKVIAGYTCYKAIITSNYKDDTKVYDVWFTNDIKGNYSYDTKINGLNGLMMEFESAQDGKSYKMVATKVDLEDNLSDDLFKVPADYQIMDMSNFMGVPKE from the coding sequence ATGAGAACTATCAGAACAACGCTATTTATTTTAGTCATATTCGTATGTGGAAGTGCATTTTCCCAGAACACTAAACACACTGTTTCTTCTGCTAAGATTGCGTATAAGATCACTTCTGTTTCAGACAAAAATATTGCTTCAAAACCACTTGAATATATTTTATACATAAAAAAAGACATGTCAAGGGTGGAAATGCAATCGGATAAAGGAACGACAGTAATGATCTCTGACAATCTGGCTAATACAGGATACTTATTGATGGAAAATTCCGGAAATAAGATGGCTATGAAAATGAATCGGGATGCAATGATGAAAAAAAATGGTGTTGCAACTGAACCGAAAGTACAGATCACCAGAGAATCAAAAGTAATAGCAGGGTATACGTGTTACAAAGCTATTATCACTTCAAACTATAAAGACGACACCAAGGTTTATGATGTCTGGTTTACAAATGACATCAAAGGAAATTATTCTTATGATACAAAGATCAATGGACTTAATGGTCTTATGATGGAATTTGAATCTGCGCAAGATGGTAAATCCTATAAAATGGTCGCAACAAAAGTAGATCTTGAAGATAATTTATCAGATGATCTTTTTAAAGTTCCTGCAGATTATCAGATCATGGATATGTCAAATTTTATGGGTGTACCCAAAGAATAA
- a CDS encoding outer membrane lipoprotein carrier protein LolA: MKARIFALLLLISPMLTYAQQDAKAQEILKSVSTKFKSYKSYKANFSIIIENSRDKSREVQKGIIYIKGNKYRLEIAGQDVISDGKTRWTYVKDANEVQIDVQKTDENTISPTNIFTIYEKGWQSKYTGDAKDKTITYAQIELVPSEGKNKNIFKIKLSINKSDKSISSAKMLDKNGGTQTINVEKISPDGGADDAIYVFNKAKYPDAEIVDLR; this comes from the coding sequence ATGAAAGCCAGAATTTTTGCCCTCTTATTACTTATTTCTCCTATGCTTACTTATGCACAGCAAGATGCAAAAGCACAGGAAATCCTGAAATCTGTCAGCACAAAATTTAAATCCTATAAATCTTACAAAGCAAATTTCAGTATTATAATTGAAAACAGCAGAGATAAATCGAGAGAAGTTCAGAAAGGTATTATTTACATCAAAGGAAATAAATATCGTTTGGAAATTGCAGGTCAAGACGTGATCAGTGATGGTAAGACCCGTTGGACATACGTTAAAGATGCTAACGAAGTTCAGATCGATGTTCAGAAAACAGACGAGAATACCATCTCCCCTACTAACATTTTTACAATTTATGAAAAAGGATGGCAATCAAAATATACAGGTGATGCCAAGGACAAAACAATTACTTATGCTCAGATTGAACTAGTGCCGAGCGAAGGAAAAAATAAAAACATTTTTAAGATAAAATTATCGATAAACAAATCTGATAAATCTATTTCATCAGCAAAAATGTTAGATAAGAACGGTGGAACTCAAACGATCAATGTAGAAAAGATAAGTCCTGATGGTGGTGCAGATGATGCAATATATGTTTTTAATAAAGCCAAGTATCCCGATGCTGAAATCGTTGATCTGAGATAA
- the recN gene encoding DNA repair protein RecN — MLTSLAVKNYALIDELQLQFGKKLNIITGETGAGKSILLGALGLLLGQRADSNSLLDKTKKCIVEGEFDSKNKFIDEFFSSNELDPESRIIIRSEISKEGKSRAFINDTPVSISQLKELGNLLVDIHSQHETLLLNKSGFQLSVVDSFAGIDNELTDYQQKFSDYKKLLVQLNELKADEAKSKSEQDYITFQFNELEEAALETGETKEKLDEELKTLSHSEEIRVGLSKLDEVISGGETDLLTSISSAVQIVQQLSKYNSKLEVVAERLKSVQIELKDISQESTSISDEVQLDPQRLEIVNDRLNILNRLEQKHRVNSTQELIALKNDFEKKLENINSMDERIEGLEKEKEKLFATLLMKADKISASRAKVIPGIETKVKKMLSELGMPNAILKIEQESLGNNELNLTGKDSIRFLFSANKGVAYSEISKVASGGELSRLMLCLKAIVAKLIDLPTVVFDEIDTGVSGETAYKIGNVMNDLSSSLQLLAITHLPQIASRGDVHFFVYKEVIGKRTFTKVSRLSAEERIVEVARMLSGDKPTAIAMQNAKELLGN; from the coding sequence ATGTTGACATCACTCGCAGTTAAAAATTACGCCTTAATAGACGAGCTTCAGTTACAATTCGGTAAAAAATTAAATATAATTACAGGAGAGACAGGAGCAGGGAAATCAATTTTACTTGGGGCCTTAGGCTTGTTACTCGGACAAAGAGCTGATTCAAATTCGCTTTTAGATAAAACTAAAAAGTGCATAGTTGAAGGTGAATTTGATTCAAAGAATAAATTCATTGATGAATTCTTTTCATCCAATGAACTAGACCCGGAATCAAGGATCATAATCAGGAGTGAAATATCCAAAGAAGGCAAATCAAGAGCATTTATCAATGATACGCCTGTCAGCATTTCACAATTAAAAGAACTTGGAAATCTGCTTGTAGACATTCATTCTCAGCATGAAACTTTACTGCTGAATAAATCAGGATTTCAGTTATCAGTTGTAGATTCATTTGCCGGTATTGATAATGAATTAACAGACTACCAACAAAAATTTTCAGATTACAAGAAATTATTGGTTCAGCTCAATGAATTAAAAGCTGATGAAGCAAAATCTAAATCTGAACAGGACTATATCACTTTTCAATTCAACGAACTGGAAGAAGCTGCCCTTGAAACCGGCGAAACAAAAGAGAAGTTGGATGAAGAATTGAAAACCTTATCGCATAGTGAAGAGATCAGAGTGGGTTTGTCTAAACTTGACGAAGTGATTTCCGGTGGTGAAACAGATCTGCTGACATCCATTTCGAGTGCTGTTCAGATCGTTCAGCAATTGAGTAAGTACAATTCTAAATTAGAAGTCGTTGCAGAACGTCTGAAATCAGTTCAGATCGAATTAAAAGATATTTCTCAGGAAAGTACCAGTATTTCAGACGAAGTACAGTTGGATCCTCAACGTCTGGAAATTGTGAATGACAGGTTGAATATTCTGAACAGACTTGAACAAAAGCACAGAGTCAATTCCACACAGGAACTGATCGCTCTCAAAAATGATTTTGAAAAGAAACTTGAGAACATCAATTCAATGGATGAAAGAATTGAAGGGCTGGAAAAGGAAAAGGAAAAACTTTTTGCAACGCTTTTAATGAAAGCTGATAAAATATCAGCATCCCGCGCAAAAGTTATTCCGGGAATTGAAACCAAAGTAAAAAAAATGCTTTCCGAATTAGGAATGCCGAATGCTATCCTGAAAATTGAACAGGAATCACTGGGAAACAATGAATTGAATTTAACAGGAAAAGATTCTATCAGATTTTTATTTTCTGCAAACAAAGGTGTAGCTTATTCTGAAATTAGTAAAGTAGCTTCCGGTGGTGAACTAAGCCGACTGATGCTTTGTCTGAAAGCGATCGTAGCAAAATTAATAGATCTGCCTACGGTAGTCTTCGATGAAATTGATACCGGTGTTAGTGGAGAAACTGCATATAAGATCGGAAATGTGATGAATGATCTTTCATCATCACTTCAGTTACTTGCTATTACTCACCTTCCACAAATTGCAAGCAGAGGCGATGTCCACTTTTTCGTTTACAAAGAAGTAATAGGAAAGAGAACATTTACAAAAGTTTCAAGATTAAGTGCTGAAGAAAGAATTGTTGAAGTAGCAAGGATGTTGAGCGGAGACAAACCAACAGCGATTGCTATGCAGAATGCAAAGGAACTTTTAGGAAATTAA